The region GATAATGCTTATCTAGCAACACTTTACAGTGAATATGATAGTCGTATTCAAAATACATTAACGATTCGTTTTAACCTAATGCCTGCTTCAAACTCTGATTTTGAAGATACGAATATTGACAACAATATCGTTAGCTTCACTTTGCCCTATTATTTCTTTGAAGAGCCACAGTCGCAACCTGAGGTTCAATCACCAAGTAGCACTAAGTCATCGTTTGTCTCTGTTGAGCCAAATAATACAGAAGCAGCAGCTTTTATCGATTTTAATAAAAGTTACAATAAAATTTACGGTAATACGAGTAAAATTGCGGCAGAAATTCAGCTCGCTGGTGGTGTTTCAGTGGATCCTATACGAGTGGGTGGCTCAGCTTACGCCTCTGGTGGATTTAATGTTCATATGTTTAAAGCTAAAAACGTGATTGTGGGTGTTGATTTTAAAGCCAATGCTTATTTATTAGATGAAACGGGTTATTCATTAGACATGACCTTCCTTAATACGACAGTATTTTCCATGGAAGAGACCCAAAAACGTAGCAATGAAGATGAATTACCTGCCTGGTCAATAGGGCATGAGAAAAAATGGGAGCGTTCACGTGATATTGTTGAGTCTCGTTTTTTTGTTGGCCCTATTCCGTTAAGTGTTACCGCAGGTGTCAGTGGTCATGTGGGATTCGGTGTTCAAGCAGGTTATAACGGCCGATTATTTATCGAAGGGGACTTATTTAGTGCGGCTTTTAGTGGCTATGCCCTTGGTGGTATTGATCTGTTATTAGTTGAAGCGGGTATTGAGATTTCAATCATCATTATTGAAAATAATTTTACATTAAGTTCAAATTTAGGGTTAGCATTAGCAAAAGAGGACATTACACCAGTGATCACTTATCAGGCTTTATTGGTCGATAAGCTTGACGTGATTAAAGGTGAGTTTGGCCTTTTTGCCAAAGTGACTGGCATTCAATGGTGTAAGAAATGGTTTATTTATTATCCGTGTGGTACCAAAGCTAATACTTATACTTTCTGGTTTTATCAAACGCCCAGTTTGTTTAATAAAACGTTTACACTTTATAGTAAGGAAGGGACGATTGAATTATGATAAAACGAGTATCATTAATGTGCCATATCGGCACAGTGTTACTTGTTAATCCTGTTGCAAATGCTTCATGTCAATTGCAATACAAGTTAAGCGTTAATACAGAAACAACATTTGTGTTCAACAGCACGACAAGCCAACGTATTAACTTGAATGGGATATTAAATTTAAAGCCGCTTAATAAAGACAAAGACGGCCAATGGTGGGGTGTTAAAGGTGATAATATTGAATTATCAAGCCAAGGTGTAACACAAATCGATAATGACTATGTGATTCCGTTTGCCCTTAAACGCGGTAAAAATGGGTTAATTGTTGATTTTTGGTTTACTCGACACACAAAGCCAGAGCAGCAAGAAAAACTTAAGGGCTTAGTGTATAACATGCAATTTCGCGATGTTAATTATCAAGGCGCTTCTACTGAATATGATGGTGTAGGGCAATATATTGCTAACTATCATCGTCAAAATAATCAGGCTGTCAAGGTGAAGCAGCAATACCTATTGTCAGTGAAAAAAGCGCGAGCGCTCGATTCTGTGGATGTTATTGCTTCAAGCACACGTGCATTACTCGATAAATGCTGGTTAACAGATATTAAAACAGCAGAAACCCTCGCGTTTAATCAACTTGGCAACAGTTACAAACTGACGGTTAAACAGGGTTATCAGTTGACACCTATCAAGCAACGATTAGCCAGTGATTTGTGGGCATTACCAAACGACACATCACAATGGCCAGAGGCTAAACCTATTGTAATGACATTAGCGCAAAAAGAAAAACTAGCGCAAGAATTTAATGTATTTTTAAAGCAAAAATCATTAGTGGAGATTGAGCCACATGAATTGGCTAGATTATTAGTCAATTTTGCGCCAGTCTTTGAACAACTTGTGCCATTACTTATCGAAGGGGCATTTTCTGAAAATGATAATATGCGTTTATATCATGCATTTGGGTTAATTGATAATCCTCAATCACAGCAATTTCTAACGTCATTACTGGATTCAATTGACATTGATAACACGGATAAATTTAGAGCGATCCAAGCATTGTCACAAGGCTCAGGAATATTGGATCCAAAAGCCTACGCCCAGTTTGTTAATTTAATGGATTCAGGGATTAGTGATGATCAAAATTTAAATAATAGTTTGATTTATGCTGCGGGTGCGATGATCCAATTTAGAGTTGATGATCCTGCAATGAAAAACTTACAAACTAAATTACAGCAGAACTTAGTTAATGCTGTGACGGCGCAAACTCAATCAACTTTCATTGTTAGCTTAACCAATACAAATAGTGTCGATAACGTGTCACATATTCAAGAATTTCAGGCCAGTGGTTCGGCGCAGGTCAGACGCAATGTTGCCAAGTCATTGGGGCAATTACAAACGTCAGAATCATTTAGTACGTTAAGTACAATGTACGGTAACGAATCCAATC is a window of Shewanella sp. VB17 DNA encoding:
- a CDS encoding HEAT repeat domain-containing protein; its protein translation is MIKRVSLMCHIGTVLLVNPVANASCQLQYKLSVNTETTFVFNSTTSQRINLNGILNLKPLNKDKDGQWWGVKGDNIELSSQGVTQIDNDYVIPFALKRGKNGLIVDFWFTRHTKPEQQEKLKGLVYNMQFRDVNYQGASTEYDGVGQYIANYHRQNNQAVKVKQQYLLSVKKARALDSVDVIASSTRALLDKCWLTDIKTAETLAFNQLGNSYKLTVKQGYQLTPIKQRLASDLWALPNDTSQWPEAKPIVMTLAQKEKLAQEFNVFLKQKSLVEIEPHELARLLVNFAPVFEQLVPLLIEGAFSENDNMRLYHAFGLIDNPQSQQFLTSLLDSIDIDNTDKFRAIQALSQGSGILDPKAYAQFVNLMDSGISDDQNLNNSLIYAAGAMIQFRVDDPAMKNLQTKLQQNLVNAVTAQTQSTFIVSLTNTNSVDNVSHIQEFQASGSAQVRRNVAKSLGQLQTSESFSTLSTMYGNESNPRVKTALIRSLGNYELSGEMTSQIKILAKESTDHTLRKASIDAMAKQIQYQPNVKDDLRALLSSEKSRQNFESIVKAINSNEQ